In Sardina pilchardus chromosome 10, fSarPil1.1, whole genome shotgun sequence, one genomic interval encodes:
- the cnot1 gene encoding CCR4-NOT transcription complex subunit 1 isoform X2 produces MNLDSLSLALSQISYLVDNLTKKNYRASQQEIQHIVNRHGPEADRHLLRCLFSHVDFSGDGKSSGKDFHQFLIQECVCLITKPNFISTLCYAIDNPLHYQKSLKPSPHLFTQLSKVLKLTKVQEVIFGLALLNSSSSDLRGFAAQFVKQKLPDLLRSYVDADLGGNQEGGFQDIAIEVLHLLLSHLLFGQKGFSGVGQEQIDVFLKTLCRDFPQERCPVVLAPLLYPEKRDILMDRILPDSGELTKTMMESSLAEFMQEVGYGFCASVDECRNIILQYGVREVTASQVARVLGMMARTHSGLSDGIPLQSISTPGSGIWSDGKDKSDGSQAHTWNVEVLIDVVKEVNPNLNFKEVTYELDHPGFMIRDSKGLQIVVYGIQRGLGMEVFPVDLIYRPWKHAEGQLSFIQHSLMNPDVFCFADYPCHTVAIDILKAPPEDDNREIATWKSLDLVESLLRLSEVGQYDQVKQLFSFPIKHCPDMLVLALLQISTSWHTLRHELISTLMPIFLGNHPNSAIILHYAWHGQGQSPSIRQLIMHSMAEWYMRGEQYDQAKLSRILDVAQDLKSLSMLLNGTPFAFVIDLAALASRREYLKLDKWLTDKIREHGEPFIQACVTFLKRRCPSIMGGLAPDKDQPKSAQLPPETLATMLACLQSCAGNVSQELSETILTMAANCSNVMNKARQPPPGVMSKVRAPSTSSLDAISPVQTLEPLSMGSLSLGTPAAPHTPSMPGFPTTLGGSAFSNPQSPAKVFPPLTTQNPSATFGIGLSTQLPAPLGIGSTLGMPAVNSDPFGTRKGTPSLNPPTFQQTDLSQVWPEANQHFSKEIDDEANSYFQRIYNHPPHPTMSVDEVLEMLQRFKDSSIKREREVFNCMLRNLFEEYRFFPQYPDKELHITACLFGGIIEKGLVTYMALGLALRYVLEALRKPFGSKMYYFGIAALDRFKNRLKDYPQYCQHLASIAHFLQFPHHLQECVQYIEYGQQSRDPPVKMQGSITTPGSLALAQAQAQSQVPKAPQPGQASTLVTTATTTTTAAKTTTITRPTAVFKKDVPPSINTTNIDTLLVATDQTERIVEPPENVQEKIAFIFNNLSQSNMSQKVEELKETVKEEFMPWVSQYLVMKRVSIEPNFHSLYSNFLDTLKNPEFVKMVLNETYRNIKVLLTSDKAAANFSDRSLLKNLGHWLGMITLAKNKPILYQDLELKSLLLEAYVKGQQELLYVVPFVAKVLESSLRSVVFRPLNPWTMAIMNVLAELHQEHDLKLNLKFEIEVLCKNLSLDINDLKPGNLLKDKDTLKNLEEQLSAPKKETKPPEEMLPVVTTESLLFAPAPSAPATTTACTATGPPTPQFSYHDINVYALAGLAPHINININIPLLQAHPQLKQCVRQSIERAVQELVHPVVDRSIKIAMTTCEQIVRKDFALDSEESRMRVAAHHMMRNLTAGMAMITCREPLLMSIATNLKNSFAAALRAPTPQQREMMEEAAGRIAQDNCELACCFIQKTAVEKAGPEMDKRLATEFELRKHARQEGRRYCDPVVLTYQAERMPEQIRLKVGGVDPKQLAVYEEFARNVPGFLPSNDLSQPTGFLAQPMKQQAWATDDVAQIYDKCIADLEQHLHAIPPALAMNPQTQALRSLLEAVVLARNSRDGIAALGLLQKAVEGLLDATSGADPDLLLRYRECHLLVLKALQDGRAYGPQWCNKQITRCLIECRDEYKYNVEAVELLIRNHLVNMQQYDLHLAQSMENGLHYMAVAFAMQLVKLLLVDERSVSHITEADLFHTIETLMRTSAHSRANAPEGLPQLMDVVRSNYEAMIDRAHGGPNFMMHSGISQASEYDDPPGLREKAEYLLREWVNLYHSAAAGRDSTKAFSAFVGQMHQQGILKTDDLITRFFRLCTEMCVEISYRAQAEQQHNPAASAAIIRAKCYHNLDAFVRLIALLVKHSGEATNTVTKINLLNKVLGIVVGVLIQDHDVRQTEFQQLPYHRIFIMLLLELNAPEHVLETINFQTLTAFCNTFHILRPTKAPGFVYAWLELISHRIFIARMLAHTPQQKGWPMYAQLLIDLFKYLAPFLRNVELNKPMQILYKGTLRVLLVLLHDFPEFLCDYHYGFCDVIPPNCIQLRNLILSAFPRNMRLPDPFTPNLKVDMLSEINIAPRILTNFTGVMPSQFKKDLDSYLKTRSPVTFLSELRSNLQVGGATLGPWKHLQQSDTSLDQVSNEPGNRYNIQLINALVLYVGTQAIAHIHNKGSTPSMSTITHSAHMDIFQNLAVDLDTEGRYLFLNAIANQLRYPNSHTHYFSCTMLYLFAEANTEAIQEQITRVLLERLIVNRPHPWGLLITFIELIKNPAFKFWSHDFVHCAPEIEKLFQSVAQCCMGQKQAQQVMEGTGAS; encoded by the exons ATGAATCTTGACTCGCTCTCGCTGGCTTTGTCTCAAATCAGCTACCTGGTGGACAATTTAACTAAGAAAAACTACAGAGCCAGCCAGCAGGAAATACAACAT ATTGTGAATCGTCACGGCCCTGAGGCAGACAGGCATCTACTTCGCTGTCTCTTCTCGCACGTCGATTTCAGTGGCGATGGTAAAAGTAGTGGCAAAGACTTCCACCAG TTTTTgatccaggagtgtgtgtgtctgatcacaAAGCCAAACTTTATTTCAACACTCTGTTACGCCATTGACAATCCCCTGCACTATCAGAAG AGCTTAAAACCATCACCCCATTTGTTTACTCAGTTGAGTAAAGTCCTCAAGCTTACAAAGGTTCAGGAG GTGATATTTGGCCTCGCTCTCCTTAACTCCAGCAGCTCAGACCTACGAGGCTTTG CTGCCCAGTTTGTGAAGCAGAAGCTTCCAGACCTCCTTCGCTCATACGTGGACGCCGACCTTGGGGGCAACCAAGAAGGTGGATTCCAGGACATAGCAATAGAGGTTCTGCACCTGCTTCTTTCCCATCTTCTGTTCGGGCAGAAGGGCTTTAGTGGGGTTGGACAAGAGCAAATCGACGTATTCCTCAAAACACTGTGCAGAG ATTTTCCGCAGGAGCGTTGTCCTGTGGTGCTCGCACCACTTCTGTACCCTGAGAAACGGGACATTCTCATGGATAGGATCTTGCCAGACTCTGGAGAGTTAACCAAGACCATGATGGAAAGTTCGCTTGCCGAGTTTATGCAGGAAGTTGGTTATGGCTTCTGTGCAAG TGTGGATGAATGCCGAAACATAATCCTGCAGTATGGCGTGAGGGAGGTCACTGCAAGCCAGGTGGCCAGAGTGCTGGGCATGATGGCCCGCACACACTCTGGTCTATCTGATGGGATTCCTCTACAG TCCATTTCCACGCCTGGTAGTGGCATATGGAGCGATGGGAAGGACAAGAGCGACGGCTCTCAGGCCCACACCTGGAATGTTGAAGTTCTAATAGATGTTGTCAAGGAAGTT AATCCTAATTTGAACTTCAAAGAGGTGACTTATGAGCTGGACCACCCTGGGTTTATGATCCGGGACAGCAAGGGATTGCAGATTGTAGTCTACGGGATTCAGAGGGGACTTGGCATGGAGGTCTTCCCTGTAGATCTCATTTATAGACCCTGGAAGCATGCAGAAGGGCAG TTGTCTTTCATCCAGCACTCCTTGATGAATCCTGATGTGTTCTGCTTTGCTGATTATCCCTGTCACACTGTCGCCATTGACATCTTGAAGGCTCCCCCTGAAGACGATAACCGGGAGATAGCTACCTG GAAGAGTCTGGACCTGGTGGAGAGTCTCCTGCGGCTGTCTGAGGTGGGCCAGTACGACCAGGTGAAGCAGCTGTTCAGCTTCCCCATCAAGCACTGCCCAGACATGCTGGTGCTGGCACTGCTGCAGATCAGCACGTCCTGGCACACGCTGCGCCACGAGCTCATCTCCACCCTCATGCCCATCTTCCTGGGGAACCATCCCAACTCTGCCATCATCCTGCACTACGCCTGGCATGGACAG GGCCAGTCCCCATCCATCCGCCAGCTCATCATGCACTCAATGGCAGAGTGGTATATGAGAGGGGAGCAGTACGACCAAGCCAAGCTCTCGCGCATATTAGACGTGGCTCAGGACTTAAAG TCTCTCTCCATGCTGCTAAATGGTACTCCATTTGCCTTTGTAATTGACCTTGCTGCACTTGCCTCTCGCCGTGAATACCTCAAACTTGACAAATGGCTGACCGATAAAATCCGAGAGCACGGG GAGCCCTTCATCCAAGCCTGCGTGACATTTCTAAAGAGACGCTGCCCCTCCATCATGGGCGGTCTAGCACCTGACAAGGACCAGCCCAAAAGTGCTCAGCTTCCTCCTGAAACACTGGCTACCATGTTAGCGTGTCTGCAGTCTTGTGCTGG GAATGTGTCCCAGGAGCTTTCGGAAACCATCCTGACCATGGCGGCTAACTGTAGTAATGTGATGAACAAAGCGCGCCAGCCACCGCCGGGAGTTATGTCAAAGGTCCGCGCTCCGAGCACCAGCAGTCTCGACGCCATCTCTCCAGTCCAG ACTCTGGAACCTCTTTCCATGGGCTCCCTGAGCCTGGGCACGCCGGCCGCCCCCCACACCCCGAGCATGCCAGGCTTCCCCACCACATTGGGGGGCTCTGCTTTCAGCAACCCACAGTCTCCAGCCAAGGTCTTTCCTCCTCTGACCACCCAAAACCCCAGTGCCACTTTTGGAATAGGTCTCTCCACACAACTTCCAG CTCCACTTGGTATTGGCTCTACACTTGGGATGCCAGCGGTCAACAGTGACCCATTTGGCACTAGGAAGGGCACCCCGAGTCTGAACCCACCCACCTTTCAGCAGA CTGACCTATCTCAGGTTTGGCCTGAGGCTAACCAGCACTTTAGTAAGGAAATTGATGATGAGGCCAACAGCTACTTCCAGCGCATCTATAACcatcccccacaccccaccatgTCTGTTGATGAG GTGCTGGAGATGCTGCAGAGGTTTAAGGACTCCAGTATCAAGCGCGAGCGTGAGGTGTTCAACTGTATGCTGAGGAACCTGTTTGAGGAGTATCGCTTCTTCCCCCAGTACCCAGACAAAGAGCTGCACATCACGGCTTGTCTGTTTGGGGGCATCATTGAGAAGGGCCTAGTCACATACATGGCTCTGGGGCTGGCACTGAGATATGTTCTTGAAGCCTTAAGAAAACCCTTTGGATCCAAAATGTATTACTTTGGGATTGCTGCACTAGATAGGTTTAAAAATAG GCTAAAGGATTATCCACAGTATTGTCAGCACTTGGCATCCATAGCTCATTTTCTCCAGTTCCCCCATCATTTACAAGA GTGTGTGCAGTATATCGAGTATGGACAGCAGTCACGGGACCCCCCTGTGAAGATGCAGGGCTCCATCACCACACCAGGCAGTCTAGCGCTGGCCCAGGCTCAGGCCCAGTCCCAGGTCCCCAAAGCCCCCCAGCCTGGACAGGCCAGCACCCTGGTCACCaccgctaccaccaccaccaccgctgccaaaaccaccaccatcaccaggcCTACTGCTGTCTTTAAGAAAGATGTGCCA CCCTCTATAAATACGACCAACATTGACACACTGCTGGTGGCCACTGATCAAACAGAGAGGATTGTAGAGCCACCTGAGAATGTGCAAGAGAAAATTGCCTTCATCTTCAACAACCTCTCTCAGTCCAACATGTCCCAAAAG GTTGAGGAGCTAAAGGAGACCGTAAAGGAGGAGTTCATGCCTTGGGTATCTCAGTACCTAGTCATGAAGAGGGTCAGCATTGAGCCAAATTTCCACAGCTTGTATTCCAACTTCCTGGATACACTGAAGAACCCAGAGTTTGTGAAGATGGTTCTGAATGAGACTTACCGGAACATCAAG GTCCTTCTTACCTCTGACAAGGCAGCTGCTAACTTTTCTGATCGCTCCCTGCTGAAGAACTTGGGACACTGGCTGGGGATGATTACTCTTGCAAAAAACAAGCCCATCTTATATCAG GATTTGGAATTGAAATCCTTGCTGCTTGAGGCCTATGTCAAAGGCCAGCAGGAGTTGCTGTATGTGGTACCATTTGTTGCCAAAGTCCTCGAGTCCAGCCTCCGCAGTGTG GTCTTCAGGCCCCTGAATCCTTGGACAATGGCCATTATGAATGTACTGGCAGAGCTGCATCAGGAACACGACTTAAAG TTGAACCTGAAGTTTGAAATTGAGGTTCTGTGTAAGAACTTGTCACTGGACATCAACGACCTGAAGCCGGGGAACCTGCTGAAGGACAAGGACACACTGAAGAACCTGGAGGAGCAGCTGTCTGCACCAAAGAAGGAGACCAAGCCGCCCGAAGAGATGTTGCCTGTAGTCACTACAG AATCTCTTCTGTTTGCACCTGCTCCCTCAGCTCCAGCCACTACCACAGCCTGCACCGCTACCGGTCCCCCCACGCCTCAGTTTAGCTACCACGACATCAATGTGTATGCCCTAGCAGGGCTGGCCCcgcacatcaacatcaacatcaat ATCCCCCTGTTGCAGGCCCACCCTCAGCTGAAGCAGTGCGTGCGGCAGTCCATCGAGCGCGCCGTGCAGGAGCTGGTGCACCCCGTGGTGGACCGCTCCATCAAGATCGCCATGACCACCTGCGAGCAGATCGTCAGGAAGGACTTTGCGCTGGACTCGGAGGAGTCCCGCATGCGCGTGGCGGCCCATCACATGATGCGCAACCTGACCGCCGGCATGGCCATGATCACCTGCAGAGAGCCGCTCCTCATGAGCATCGCCACCAACCTCAAGAACAGCTTCGCTGCAGCACTTAGG GCTCCCACccctcagcagagagagatgatggaggaggCGGCCGGCCGCATTGCCCAGGACAACTGCGAGCTGGCGTGCTGCTTCATTCAGAAGACCGCCGTGGAGAAGGCCGGTCCTGAGATGGACAAGCGGCTGGCCACA GAGTTTGAGCTGAGGAAGCACGCCCGGCAGGAGGGCCGGCGCTACTGTGACCCCGTGGTGCTCACCTACCAGGCCGAGCGCATGCCAGAGCAGATCAGACTGAAG GTGGGTGGTGTGGACCCAAAGCAGCTGGCTGTTTATGAGGAGTTTGCCCGAAATGTCCCTGGCTTTCTCCCAAGCAATGATCTGTCTCAGCCCACAGGATTCCTGGCCCAGCCAATGAAG CAGCAGGCATGGGCCACTGATGACGTGGCTCAGATCTATGACAAGTGCATTGCCGATCTGGAGCAGCACCTGCATGCCATCCCCCCGGCCCTGGCCATGAACCCACAGACCCAGGCTCTGCGCAGCCTGCTGGAGGCCGTGGTGCTCGCACGCAACTCCCGCGACGGCATCGCCGCCCTGGGCCTGCTGCAGAAG gCTGTGGAGGGCTTGCTGGATGCCACCAGCGGTGCTGATCCAGACCTGCTCCTGCGCTACAGAGAATGCCACCTGCTGGTGCTCAAAGCACTCCAGGACGGACGGGCCTACGGCCCACAGTGGTGCAACAAGCAGATCACCAG GTGCCTGATTGAGTGCCGTGACGAGTACAAATACAATGTGGAGGCAGTGGAGCTGCTGATCAGAAATCACCTGGTGAACATGCAGCAGTATGACCTCCACCTGGCACAG TCCATGGAGAACGGGCTGCATTACATGGCCGTGGCATTTGCCATGCAGCTGGTCAAGCTGCTGCTCGTAGATGAGCGCAGTGTGAGCCACATCACGGAGGCCGACCTCTTCCACACCATCGAGACCCTGATGAGGACCAGCGCCCACTCCAGAGCTAATGCCCCAGAagg GCTGCCCCAGCTGATGGATGTGGTCCGCTCCAACTATGAAGCCATGATTGACCGCGCTCACGGCGGCCCCAACTTCATGATGCACTCTGGGATCTCCCAGGCATCTGAGTACGATGACCCTCCAGGCCTCCGCGAGAAGGCCGAGTACCTGCTGAGGGAGTGGGTCAACCTGTACCACTCTGCAGCCGCCGGCCGGGACAGTACCAAAGCCTTCTCGGCTTTCGTGGGCCAG ATGCACCAGCAGGGCATCCTCAAGACGGACGACTTGATCACGCGCTTCTTCCGTCTCTGCACGGAGATGTGTGTGGAGATCAGCTACCGGGCGCAGGCCGAGCAGCAGCACAACCCTGCGGCCAGCGCCGCCATCATCAGAGCCAAATGCTACCACAACCTGGACGCCTTTGTGCGCCTCATCGCCCTACTGGTCAAGCACTCTGGAGAGGCCACCAACACGGTCACCAAGATCAACCTGCTCAACAAA gtgctGGGCATTGTGGTGGGCGTTCTGATCCAGGACCACGACGTGAGACAGACTGAGTTCCAGCAGCTGCCTTACCACCGCATCTTCatcatgctgctgctggagctcaaCGCCCCGGAGCACGTGCTGGAGACCATCAACTTCCAGACCCTCACTGCCTTCTG CAATACCTTTCACATCTTGAGGCCTACAAAAGCCCCTGGCTTTGTCTACGCATGGCTGGAGCTGATTTCTCACAGAATCTTCATTGCCAGGATGCTAGCACACACCCCACAGCAGAAG GGTTGGCCTATGTATGCTCAGCTGCTCATTGATCTGTTCAAGTACTTAGCCCCCTTCCTGAGGAATGTCGAGCTCAACAAACCTATGCAAATCCTGTACAAG GGCACTCTCCGGGTGCTTCTGGTCCTGCTCCATGATTTCCCAGAATTCCTGTGTGACTACCATTATGGCTTCTGTGACGTCATCCCTCCCAACTGCATCCAGCTGCGAAACCTGATCCTGAGTGCCTTCCCCCGCAACATGAGACTTCCAGACCCCTTCACCCCCAATCTGAAG GTGGATATGTTGAGTGAAATTAACATTGCTCCACGCATCCTCACTAACTTTACTGGAGTGATGCCCTCCCAATTTAAGAAGGATCTCGACTCCTACCTGAAGACGCGCTCTCCTGTCACCTTCCTCTCTGAGCTGCGCAGCAACCTGCAGGTAGGGGGCGCCACTCTGGGTCCCTGGAAGCACTTACAGCAAAGCGACACATCCTTAGACCAG GTGTCCAATGAGCCCGGCAATCGCTACAATATTCAGCTGATCAATGCGCTGGTGTTGTACGTGGGCACTCAGGCCATCGCTCACATCCACAATAAGGGCAGCACCCCCTCTATGAGCACCATCACACACTCGGCACACATGGACATCTTCCAGAACCTTGCCGTGGACCTGGACACTGAGG GCCGCTATTTGTTCCTGAACGCAATAGCCAACCAGCTCCGCTACCCGAACAGCCACACACATTACTTCAGCTGCACCATGCTTTACTTGTTTGCTGAAGCTAACACAGAGGCCATTCAGGAGCAAATCACCAG AGTCCTGCTGGAGAGGCTGATTGTGAACAGGCCGCACCCATGGGGATTGCTCATCACCTTCATTGAGCTCATCAAGAACCCGGCCTTTAAGTTCTGGAGCCACGACTTTGTCCACTGCGCTCCGGAGATCGAGAA GTTGTTCCAGTCGGTGGCTCAGTGCTGTATGGGGCAGAAGCAGGCCCAGCAGGTGATGGAGGGCACGGGTGCCAGCTAG